In a genomic window of Amycolatopsis japonica:
- a CDS encoding snapalysin family zinc-dependent metalloprotease, producing the protein MLRRTFAAVLTGAALSISVLTAPSAGAAEIMATTLTYDDSQAAEFKDAVAAGVNVWNTNVTNVRLVKATPGQRVNIRIIADNGWPRATLGPVRPSGTVTVWYGRQAVQQGYNKTRIASHELGHSLGLPDVKPGPCSSLMSGSTGGVSCANVNPNAQEKARVQQLYAGTAVQSADAGKVLAEIG; encoded by the coding sequence GTGCTTCGACGTACCTTCGCCGCGGTGCTCACCGGCGCCGCGCTCTCCATCTCGGTGCTCACGGCACCCTCCGCGGGTGCCGCCGAGATCATGGCGACCACCCTGACCTACGACGACAGCCAGGCCGCGGAGTTCAAGGACGCGGTGGCCGCCGGCGTCAACGTCTGGAACACCAACGTCACCAACGTCCGTCTCGTGAAGGCGACGCCGGGCCAGCGGGTCAACATCCGGATCATCGCCGACAACGGCTGGCCGCGCGCCACCCTCGGCCCCGTTCGCCCGAGCGGCACGGTCACCGTGTGGTACGGCAGGCAGGCCGTCCAGCAGGGCTACAACAAGACCCGCATCGCGTCGCACGAACTGGGCCACAGCCTCGGCCTGCCCGACGTGAAGCCCGGGCCGTGCTCGTCGCTGATGTCCGGCTCGACCGGCGGCGTCAGCTGCGCCAACGTGAACCCCAACGCCCAGGAGAAGGCCAGGGTCCAGCAGCTCTACGCCGGCACCGCCGTCCAGAGCGCCGACGCGGGCAAGGTTCTCGCGGAAATCGGCTGA
- a CDS encoding IS5 family transposase (programmed frameshift), giving the protein MGQRRPWEVDDGLWERIEPLLPKVERRFRHPGRKRLDDRKALCGIMFVLYTAIPWEFLPQELGYGSGMTCWRRLRDWTEAGVWQRLHELLLAELHAAGQLDWSRAAVDGSHVRAFKRGPKTGPSPVDRARVGSKHHVITDGTGIPLAATLTGGNRHDVTQLMPLIHAIPAVRGRRGRPRRRPQRLYADRAYDHDKYRKLVRAAGITPLIARRGQEHGSGLGVHRWVVEGAFALLHWFRRLRIRWEIRDDIHEAFLTLGCAIICWRRLKAHSIC; this is encoded by the exons GTGGGACAGCGGCGTCCGTGGGAGGTCGATGACGGTCTGTGGGAACGGATCGAGCCGTTGTTGCCGAAGGTGGAGCGTCGGTTCAGGCATCCGGGGCGTAAGCGGTTGGACGACCGCAAGGCGTTGTGCGGGATCATGTTCGTGCTCTATACCGCGATCCCGTGGGAGTTCCTGCCCCAAGAGCTGGGTTATGGGTCGGGTATGACGTGCTGGCGTCGGTTGCGGGATTGGACCGAGGCCGGGGTGTGGCAGCGGTTGCACGAGCTGCTGCTGGCGGAGCTGCACGCGGCGGGCCAGCTGGACTGGTCACGGGCAGCCGTTGATGGATCGCATGTGCGGGCGT TTAAAAGGGGGCCGAAAACCGGCCCCAGCCCGGTCGATCGAGCCCGTGTCGGGTCGAAACACCATGTGATCACCGACGGAACCGGTATTCCTTTGGCGGCCACCCTGACCGGCGGGAACCGGCACGACGTCACCCAGCTGATGCCGCTGATCCACGCGATCCCAGCCGTGCGGGGCCGCCGTGGACGGCCCCGCCGGCGGCCACAACGGCTCTACGCCGACCGCGCCTACGACCACGACAAGTACCGCAAGCTTGTCCGCGCCGCGGGAATCACACCTCTCATCGCCCGCCGAGGCCAGGAACACGGCTCCGGCCTCGGCGTCCACCGCTGGGTCGTCGAGGGCGCCTTCGCCCTGCTGCACTGGTTCCGGCGGCTACGCATCCGCTGGGAGATCCGCGACGACATCCACGAAGCCTTCCTCACCCTCGGCTGCGCCATCATCTGCTGGCGCAGACTCAAAGCCCACTCAATCTGTTAG
- a CDS encoding P-loop NTPase fold protein, protein MTTARFTGHEEPILAVAVKGNRLVTGGADRTVRVWDLETGKQRFTLSGHDRPVLAVGISGQYVVGCDGATVRRWRITGAEAHPPEVQTTKRAVAVAVGKDAVVSGAGSAVEVRRLDGGTVRGLRTGGPEIESVAVTPDGGFVVAGDDAGGVRLWNGKVVSHYRFGGVGAIHVIAISPDGEQVLSADGETVRLWRRKGDSALVFPAHTGVVRALAFGVDGKLVLSGGSDGEVRVREIDDPREYTLLEGHQGNVWAIACTAGNEKVVTVGDDRTIRVWDRFGNQIDGTGFVEPKPGRARPRITPDVESPVDLIGFHDDVRTLAAVIADRETSPPLCVALLGPWGSGKSSFVRQVTDRVAELATRSRGDAANSVFAGEIRQIRFNAWQYHDDHLWVGLVDHLFRNLGAPEAHADAGEVHAEREALRTRLAGLKAVKADSPLTWRWRLLVSGVDRAERRRRRLAVAGYALAGVLGIAMAITGWALWHNAILAAAGAVVALGAVLTPALTTARAALAPVKSTLDKLRHDVDKRAERFETEVRETEERLRRLDAAGRLGDLIEEAKSGRYGDYQGVFARVREDLADLSADLADAREQWLRAGGKGKPPLERIVLYIDDLDRCPPSKVIEVLAAVHLLLALPAFVVVVAVDPRWLRRCLDQHHEELFGAGESSRTEYLDKIFQIVFALRPMGSAADELIDALMPIEERGPRASAHEEWPEDESAPERGEQVEVVVQDTAPPTFYNMRPDRLRLTEVERDFVHVLRKKLHTPREIRKLVNLYRLVRIGIPDAELEAFVAGPYRAVLVLLALLVADPEAARATFIALSGEESSRDAFPPEWRLDVESFDDLQVYRNWVGTLARFSFETYDLVTEETEPGFTL, encoded by the coding sequence ATGACGACGGCACGTTTCACCGGACACGAAGAACCGATCCTCGCGGTCGCGGTGAAGGGAAACCGGCTGGTCACCGGGGGCGCGGACCGGACGGTCCGGGTCTGGGACCTGGAGACGGGGAAGCAGCGATTCACGCTGAGCGGCCATGATCGGCCGGTCCTGGCGGTGGGTATCTCGGGTCAGTACGTGGTCGGTTGCGATGGGGCGACGGTGCGGCGCTGGCGGATCACCGGCGCCGAGGCGCATCCCCCGGAGGTCCAGACCACGAAGCGGGCCGTGGCGGTCGCGGTGGGCAAGGATGCCGTGGTGTCCGGCGCGGGGAGCGCCGTCGAGGTCCGGCGGCTGGACGGCGGGACGGTGCGCGGTCTGCGCACCGGCGGCCCGGAGATCGAATCGGTCGCGGTGACCCCGGACGGCGGGTTCGTCGTCGCCGGGGACGATGCCGGCGGCGTGCGGCTGTGGAACGGGAAAGTCGTTTCCCACTACCGGTTCGGCGGGGTGGGCGCGATCCACGTGATCGCGATCTCGCCCGACGGCGAGCAGGTGCTGTCCGCCGACGGGGAGACGGTCCGGTTGTGGCGGCGCAAGGGCGATTCCGCCCTCGTCTTCCCCGCGCACACCGGGGTGGTGCGGGCGCTGGCCTTCGGGGTGGACGGCAAACTCGTGCTCTCGGGCGGTTCCGACGGCGAGGTCCGCGTCCGCGAGATCGACGACCCGCGGGAGTACACGCTCCTCGAGGGACATCAAGGGAACGTCTGGGCGATCGCCTGCACCGCGGGCAACGAGAAGGTCGTCACGGTCGGGGACGACCGCACGATCCGGGTGTGGGACCGCTTCGGCAACCAGATCGACGGCACCGGTTTCGTCGAGCCCAAACCGGGCCGGGCGCGGCCGCGGATCACGCCCGACGTCGAAAGTCCGGTCGACCTGATCGGCTTCCACGACGACGTGCGCACCCTCGCCGCGGTCATCGCCGACCGTGAGACCAGCCCGCCCCTGTGCGTCGCGCTGCTGGGGCCCTGGGGCTCCGGCAAATCGAGTTTCGTCCGGCAGGTGACGGACCGGGTGGCCGAGCTGGCCACCCGGTCCCGCGGCGACGCCGCCAACAGCGTGTTCGCCGGTGAGATCCGGCAGATCCGGTTCAACGCCTGGCAGTATCACGACGACCATCTGTGGGTCGGCCTGGTGGACCATCTGTTCCGCAACCTCGGCGCACCCGAGGCGCATGCGGACGCCGGTGAGGTCCACGCCGAACGCGAAGCGTTGCGGACCCGGCTCGCGGGGCTGAAAGCCGTCAAGGCGGACTCTCCGCTCACGTGGCGTTGGCGGCTCTTGGTGTCCGGGGTGGACCGCGCCGAACGACGGCGGCGACGGCTCGCGGTGGCGGGCTACGCGCTGGCCGGAGTGCTCGGCATCGCCATGGCGATCACCGGCTGGGCGTTGTGGCACAACGCGATCCTCGCCGCCGCAGGTGCCGTCGTCGCGCTCGGTGCCGTGCTGACCCCGGCGCTCACCACCGCCAGGGCCGCGCTCGCGCCGGTGAAGTCCACATTGGACAAACTGCGGCACGATGTCGACAAGCGCGCGGAACGGTTCGAGACCGAGGTGCGGGAGACCGAGGAACGGCTTCGGCGGCTGGACGCGGCCGGCAGGCTCGGCGATCTGATCGAAGAGGCGAAGTCCGGCCGATACGGGGACTATCAAGGGGTTTTCGCCCGGGTCCGGGAGGATCTCGCGGACCTGAGCGCCGATCTGGCCGACGCGCGGGAACAGTGGCTGCGGGCGGGCGGGAAGGGCAAGCCGCCGCTGGAACGGATCGTGCTCTACATCGACGACCTCGACCGCTGCCCGCCGTCGAAGGTGATCGAGGTGCTGGCCGCGGTCCATCTGCTGCTGGCCCTGCCCGCGTTCGTCGTGGTGGTGGCCGTCGACCCGCGATGGTTGCGGCGCTGCCTCGACCAGCACCACGAAGAGCTGTTCGGCGCGGGGGAGTCGAGCCGGACCGAGTATCTCGACAAGATCTTCCAGATCGTGTTCGCCTTGCGCCCCATGGGAAGCGCGGCGGACGAACTCATCGACGCCCTGATGCCGATCGAGGAACGGGGACCGCGGGCATCCGCGCACGAAGAATGGCCGGAGGACGAGAGCGCCCCCGAACGCGGTGAACAGGTGGAGGTCGTGGTCCAGGACACCGCCCCGCCGACGTTCTACAACATGCGGCCGGATCGGTTGCGGCTCACCGAGGTCGAACGCGATTTCGTCCACGTGCTGCGGAAGAAACTGCACACGCCGCGCGAGATCCGGAAGCTGGTCAACCTCTACCGGCTCGTCCGCATCGGCATCCCGGACGCGGAGCTGGAGGCGTTCGTCGCCGGCCCCTATCGCGCCGTGCTCGTCCTGCTGGCCCTGCTGGTCGCCGATCCGGAGGCGGCGCGTGCGACGTTCATCGCGCTTTCCGGCGAAGAATCGTCGCGCGACGCCTTTCCACCTGAATGGCGGCTAGACGTCGAATCCTTCGATGATCTACAGGTTTATCGGAATTGGGTGGGCACGCTCGCGCGCTTCAGTTTCGAAACCTACGATCTGGTGACCGAGGAGACGGAACCGGGATTCACGTTGTAG
- a CDS encoding HNH endonuclease signature motif containing protein, with protein MALLESLTDPEVLAAVNDAAILLDDKDSVALAQAASAGIARLEAVRFRALAQLNRHREGVRSVAQEVAFALSVTDNHAGALVAAADALTTRLPRTLNLMDEGKLAGFSAMKVATATAWLSDEDARAVDAVLEDRIGDKNPDQVRKAANHAANTIDPEGAGKRAERHREGRRLTLRQGETGVASIEVEDGPVEKVAAAYQRIDREARALRTGGETRTLDQLRADVALDLLLGGQGGASERSEVFLYMDLFTYLGLNDDPAELAGHGTIPATLAREIATGGNSVLRRIITDPLSGQILDLGRDRYRPSAGLAEFVRVRDRECRRPGCHRPAQACDIDHVVPWQHGGHTADTDLIDLCRRDHRLKDEPGWTYHLASDGTLTITTPTGQRYDSTPPPLHEPRPAVDEPPPF; from the coding sequence GTGGCGCTCTTGGAAAGCCTCACCGATCCCGAGGTGCTGGCCGCGGTGAACGATGCCGCGATCCTGTTGGACGACAAGGATTCCGTCGCGTTGGCGCAAGCCGCGTCGGCCGGGATCGCACGCCTGGAAGCGGTCAGGTTCCGGGCGTTGGCGCAGCTGAACCGTCATCGTGAGGGCGTGCGGAGTGTGGCGCAGGAGGTCGCGTTCGCATTGTCTGTCACGGACAATCACGCGGGTGCACTGGTCGCCGCCGCGGACGCGCTGACCACCCGCCTGCCCCGCACGCTCAATCTGATGGACGAGGGAAAACTGGCTGGGTTCAGTGCGATGAAGGTCGCGACGGCCACCGCGTGGCTGTCCGACGAAGATGCCCGTGCGGTCGACGCCGTGCTGGAAGACCGGATCGGGGACAAGAACCCGGATCAGGTCCGGAAGGCGGCCAACCATGCTGCGAACACGATCGATCCCGAGGGCGCCGGTAAACGGGCCGAGCGGCATCGCGAAGGTCGTCGTCTCACGTTGCGGCAGGGCGAGACAGGGGTGGCGTCGATCGAGGTCGAGGATGGGCCGGTGGAGAAGGTCGCTGCTGCTTATCAGCGGATCGACCGCGAAGCACGCGCTCTCAGAACCGGTGGCGAGACTCGTACTCTCGACCAGTTACGGGCGGATGTCGCGCTCGATCTTTTGCTCGGCGGTCAAGGCGGGGCGAGCGAACGTAGCGAAGTGTTCCTGTACATGGATTTGTTCACCTATCTCGGCCTGAACGACGATCCGGCGGAGCTGGCGGGGCACGGCACGATCCCCGCCACGCTGGCCAGGGAGATCGCCACGGGTGGGAACAGTGTGCTGCGGCGGATCATCACCGATCCGCTGTCCGGGCAGATCCTCGATCTCGGCCGGGACAGGTACCGGCCCAGCGCGGGTTTGGCCGAGTTCGTGCGAGTGCGGGATCGTGAATGCCGAAGACCTGGCTGTCATCGTCCGGCGCAGGCGTGCGACATCGATCATGTGGTGCCGTGGCAGCACGGCGGGCATACCGCCGACACTGATCTCATCGATCTCTGCCGTCGAGATCACCGGTTGAAGGACGAACCCGGCTGGACCTACCACCTCGCATCCGACGGCACTCTGACGATCACCACACCCACCGGGCAGCGCTACGACAGCACACCACCGCCCCTGCACGAACCCCGTCCGGCAGTCGACGAGCCGCCACCGTTCTGA
- a CDS encoding cytochrome P450 codes for MTTSVPHLTELPLERPKGCPFDPPAELGTLRDEHPLVRLTFPDGHEGWLATGHTIARAVLADPRFSARQELMHSPLPGAAAMMEMPPAAPGMFIKMDDPEHGHYRKLLTGKFTVRRMRLLSERVEQVTTEYLDAMERQGTTADLVPAFAQPIPALMICELLGVPYEDHEFFRRNVMPLNLPDASAEEQGAAIDALGQYLYKLIVAKRAEPTDDILGELTTTELTDEELTSIAFLLLGAGLDTTANMLALGTFALLQHPDQLAALREDPELIDGAIEELLRYLTITHTGARTALEDVEIGGQLVKAGEAVALSAQAANRDPLKFPEPDRLDIRRNAAGHASFGHGVHQCLGQQLARVQMKVAFTGLLARFPKLRLAVPADEIPMRTDSDIYGVYALPVAWS; via the coding sequence ATGACCACCTCGGTCCCACATCTCACCGAGCTGCCCCTGGAACGCCCGAAGGGCTGCCCGTTCGACCCGCCCGCCGAGCTCGGGACGCTGCGTGACGAGCACCCGCTCGTCCGGCTGACGTTCCCCGACGGGCACGAAGGCTGGCTCGCGACCGGCCACACGATCGCGCGGGCGGTCCTCGCGGATCCCCGGTTCAGTGCCCGGCAGGAGCTGATGCACTCGCCGCTGCCGGGAGCGGCCGCGATGATGGAGATGCCGCCCGCGGCGCCGGGGATGTTCATCAAGATGGACGATCCCGAACACGGCCACTACCGCAAGCTGCTCACCGGCAAGTTCACCGTCCGCCGGATGCGGCTGCTCAGCGAGCGGGTCGAGCAGGTGACCACCGAGTACCTCGACGCGATGGAGCGCCAGGGAACGACGGCCGATCTGGTGCCCGCCTTCGCGCAGCCCATTCCGGCGCTGATGATCTGCGAGCTGCTCGGCGTTCCCTACGAGGACCACGAGTTCTTCCGCCGCAACGTCATGCCGCTGAACCTGCCGGACGCTTCGGCCGAGGAGCAGGGAGCCGCCATCGACGCGTTGGGGCAGTACCTCTACAAGCTCATCGTGGCGAAGCGGGCCGAGCCGACCGATGACATCCTCGGCGAGCTGACGACCACGGAGCTCACGGACGAGGAGCTGACCAGCATCGCATTCCTCTTGCTGGGAGCCGGACTCGACACCACGGCCAACATGCTCGCGCTGGGCACCTTCGCTCTTCTCCAGCACCCTGACCAGCTCGCGGCCCTGCGCGAGGACCCGGAGCTCATCGACGGCGCGATCGAGGAACTGCTGCGCTACCTGACCATCACGCACACCGGGGCGCGCACCGCGCTCGAAGACGTCGAGATCGGCGGGCAGCTCGTCAAAGCCGGGGAAGCGGTCGCGCTTTCGGCCCAGGCCGCCAACCGCGATCCGCTGAAGTTCCCGGAACCCGACCGGCTCGACATCCGGCGGAACGCAGCCGGGCACGCCTCTTTCGGGCACGGGGTGCACCAGTGCCTCGGTCAGCAGCTCGCGCGTGTGCAGATGAAGGTCGCTTTCACCGGGCTGCTCGCCCGGTTCCCGAAGCTGCGCCTGGCCGTTCCGGCCGACGAGATCCCGATGCGGACGGACTCCGACATCTACGGGGTGTACGCGCTCCCGGTGGCCTGGAGCTGA
- a CDS encoding ferredoxin, with amino-acid sequence MRLEVDRERCVGAGMCVLTAPEVFAQDEEDGRVRLLDRDPAEIGDAVQLCPAAAITANA; translated from the coding sequence ATGAGGCTCGAAGTGGACCGGGAACGCTGTGTGGGCGCCGGAATGTGCGTGCTGACCGCGCCGGAGGTGTTCGCGCAGGACGAGGAAGACGGCCGGGTCCGGTTGCTGGACCGCGATCCGGCGGAGATCGGCGACGCCGTGCAGTTGTGCCCGGCCGCGGCGATCACGGCGAACGCCTGA
- a CDS encoding MarR family transcriptional regulator, with product MPGGRLTQEDRRLIATWLKDGLGYAEIGRRLGRPTSTISREVARNSGQAGYRAEEATRVTGERARRGKPQPRAVPVVENGYGRDPEAVRAFETEFAEMIVATGLPRMTARLLACLSVSDNGVLSAAELAQRLQVSPASISNAVAYLESQAMLRRERDGRRERYVIDEEMPQRVWNESVRSNQEWVRVSRRGAEVLGTSTPAGARMDDLSRFHARINEIMLDDRVAVFAGDALTVLAALLHAGRALSVSALADALGWSLDRVAAALLVVEEHPHIAGPVRVDCRGGEYRAVPLVERLTVGQLAALGC from the coding sequence ATGCCGGGCGGCAGACTGACCCAGGAGGACCGTCGGCTGATCGCGACCTGGCTCAAGGACGGCCTCGGTTACGCCGAGATCGGCCGGCGGCTCGGGCGTCCGACGTCGACGATCAGCCGTGAGGTCGCGCGCAACAGCGGCCAAGCCGGCTACCGCGCCGAAGAAGCGACCAGGGTGACCGGAGAACGCGCGCGTCGCGGCAAACCCCAGCCGCGTGCTGTGCCCGTCGTCGAAAACGGCTACGGCCGCGACCCCGAAGCCGTCCGCGCCTTCGAAACCGAGTTCGCCGAGATGATCGTCGCGACCGGCCTCCCCCGCATGACCGCGCGGCTGCTCGCGTGCCTGTCCGTCAGCGACAACGGCGTACTCAGCGCCGCCGAACTCGCCCAGCGGCTCCAGGTCAGCCCGGCGTCGATCTCGAACGCCGTCGCCTACCTCGAATCCCAGGCGATGCTCCGGCGGGAACGGGACGGACGGCGCGAGCGCTACGTCATCGACGAGGAAATGCCGCAACGGGTGTGGAACGAAAGCGTCCGGTCCAATCAGGAATGGGTGCGGGTCTCACGCCGGGGCGCCGAAGTCCTCGGCACCTCGACCCCCGCGGGCGCCCGCATGGACGACCTCTCCCGATTTCACGCGCGTATCAACGAAATCATGCTCGACGACCGGGTCGCGGTGTTCGCCGGTGACGCCTTGACCGTACTCGCCGCCCTTCTGCATGCCGGCCGCGCGCTTTCCGTTTCGGCCCTCGCGGACGCGCTGGGATGGTCGCTTGATCGGGTTGCGGCGGCTTTGCTTGTGGTGGAGGAACATCCACATATCGCCGGGCCGGTGCGGGTGGATTGCCGTGGTGGGGAGTATCGGGCGGTTCCTTTGGTGGAACGGCTCACGGTGGGGCAGTTGGCGGCTTTGGGGTGTTGA